GAGTGATAGATAATAAGATACTTTTCTTTTTCACAGTTATCCTTATTTTAATAATTAAAGCTAAAATATATCTAAATAAACTTTATAGGATGTTTAAGATATAATCGCTTTTTAAATATATTTTAAAGGTTATAAAATTGAATATAGGTATTATTGGTTTAGGTTTAATGGGTGGTTCTTTTGCAAAGGCTGTAAAAAAATACTCAATTGCCACAGAAGTTTACGGATATGCAAGAAATGAAAAGACAAAAAAAGAGATTGAAGAATTAAATTTAGTTGACCAACTAGTTGATATTAAAACAATGAAAGAAAAATGTGATTTAATTGTTCTTGCAATCCCTGTAGATAATATTATTTCGATGCTTCCAGAATTTTTAGATATTAAAGATAAAACTACAATTATGGATTTAGGTTCAACAAAAGAGTTTATTATTAAAAGTGTACCTCCTAAAATTAGAAAAAATTTTATTGCAGCACACCCAATGACAGGAACTGAAAAGTCAGGTCCAAAAGCTGCAATTGATAATTTATATGAAGGGAAAACAGTAGTTTTATGTAATCTTGAAGAAAATGAAAATCAACATGTTAATAGAGCATTTAAGGTTTTTCAAGAAATAGGAATGCGAATTGTTGCAATGGATGCAGATGAGCACGATATTCATGCTTGTTATATGTCTCATTTACCTCATGCTATCTCTTACTCTTTAGCAAATACAGTAATGGGACATGAAGACCCAAAATCAATTATTGCTTTAGCAGCAGGTGGTTTTAAAGATATGAGTAGAATCGCTAAATCAAGTCCTGATATGTGGACTGATATTTTTAAACAAAATAGAAAAAATCTTTTAGCTTCAATCGATTTATTTGAAAATCACATGAAAAAAGTACGAGAAATGATTGAGACTGAAGATTATTCTTCTTTAAAAGAGTGGATGAAAAAAGCAAATACACTACATGAGATTTTATAAAATCTCTTGTGTATTTATAGCTTCTTGAACTTTAAGAGCCTGAAAATGTTCTTTTACATCATGGCATCTAATAATTGAAGCTCCATAATTTATTGATTCTAAATGTATTGCTAAAGTACCAGGAAGCCTCTCTTCTGTAGGGGTTGGAATAATCTTATCAATCATAGATTTTCTACTTGCACCTATTAATAATTCACAGTTAAAATGTTTAAAATGTTCTAAATTTTTTAGAAGTTGTAAATTATGAGTTAAGGTTTTACCAAAACCAATTCCTACATCTAATATAATGTTATTTTTTATTCCAAAATCTTTTGCTTTTACAATTCTTTCTTGAAAAAAATCATCAATTTCTTGAATCAAATCTTCATAAACAGGATTCTCTTGCATAACAGTTGGATCTTTTTGCATATGCATAATTACTACTTCCGCATTGTATTTTGCAGCAACTTTACATACCTCATTGTTTGCTAAACCTGTAATATCATTTACAATAGAAAAACCCTTATCTAAAGCATATTCTAAAACTTTTGGCTCATATGAATCTAAAGAGAATCTAGCTTTTTCATATAAATTATTTTCATAAATTGTATCTATTATTGGTTTTGCTCTTTGAAGTTCTTCTTGCCAAGATACAGGTGTACTACCTGGCCTACTTGAAACAGCTCCAATATCAACAATAGAAGCTCCATCTTCTATAAGCTTGATTATTCTTTCTTGGGCATCTTTTTGGCTAAATCTACTATCTTTAAAAAAAGAGTCTTCATTTGCATTTAATACACCCATAATTTTTGTAGGATATTTTTTTAAGTTAATAAAGGCTTTAAGCTCTTTTGCAAACTCTTTTAGTCCAAAAGGTTGAGATAGCTCTTTTCTTGAAAGTATTTCTAAATGCTTATTTGTAGCTATTAAAATTGCATCTACATATTTCTCTTTTGCAACAATAACCCCTGTTGGTACAGCTAAATCTGCTCCAATTGATAGAGCATCTTGTTTTAAAATATTTGCTGCTCCTACATGTAGGTTTTTAATTAAAATAGTTTGTAAAGATGATTTCTTTGAAAGAATAGAGATTCCACCTTTATCACAACCTAAGGCTTCAAAAACTTTTTTTTTGTCATTAATATTTATTTTTTGTAGCTTCATCTTAATATTTATTTTTTCTATTTATTAGTGTTAAAAGTAGGGTAGTTAACACATTTATTGGTCTAGAATTTAGATTTAAAAGTTTAATAGATTTAGAAAATAGTTCTAATTCTGCTTGAGATAGAGTTATTTTCTCTTTATTTATTTTTAAAAGTAAAGACTCAACAAAAGAGATAGACTCTTTTTTATCTATTCTTTGATTCGTTTTTAAAAATTCATATACATCTTTTAAATCAAGTTTTTTTATATCTAAACTAAGTTCCTCTTTCTCTTTAGTTTTTCTAAGAATTTTATGGGGCATTCTTGAAAAAATTGTAGGTAAAATAGTAGATTTTGAGTTTGTAATTATTATAAATACAATATTTGAAGGAGGCTCTTCTAAAATCTTTAATAAAGAGTTTTGCGCCTCTTTTCTAAATACTTTTCCACAAAGAAAAATATATTTTTTTTCATTTGAAGAGATATATGCTTCTTTTATTGTAGCTGTTGCTTGAGCTAATTGAAACTCCTCTTTCTCCTCATTCTTTATTACTCTTATATTATGTTTAGAGTAAAAAGGCAATAAAGAGTTTAATGCCTCATCAATATCATTAACAATTAAAATATGAGCAGTTTCAATTTTTTCATTAAACATCATTAGTGTTCTACATTAATCTCCGCAAAAAGTGCCGCACTTAAAGTTTTATCATAAAGCCTAAACATTTGTAAAAGTTTCATATCTAAAGCCTCATCATTATTTTTTAAATTAAATGCATCTTGTATCTCTTCATCAAAAATCCAAAGAAAAGAGTTCTTTGAAAATTTAGGTAAGATTGCTCTTGCATCTTGACTTCTTCCAATATACCAAAAGCAATATCCATTTGGAAAAGATATATTTAACATATCTTTGATGAATTTTATCTCATCTTCTGTTTTTACTTCATCTAAATCTTTATAGAAAGATTTAAAGTTATAAAAAGGTAAGAATGGTCTATTTTTCTTTTGAGAATTAATATGTGTTAAAACATATTTTAAAAACCAATCTCTATCACTATCTGTAATAACTAATACTGATCTTCCTTTTTCTAAAATATTTGTAATTGATTTAGAAACTAAAGGAACCCATTCATACTTTTTTTCTTCTAACCAAGGTGAAATAAGCCTATCTTCTCTAATTGTATCTACTGTCCAATTCAGAAATTCTTGCACGTTTATTTATCCA
This sequence is a window from Halarcobacter bivalviorum. Protein-coding genes within it:
- a CDS encoding prephenate dehydrogenase → MNIGIIGLGLMGGSFAKAVKKYSIATEVYGYARNEKTKKEIEELNLVDQLVDIKTMKEKCDLIVLAIPVDNIISMLPEFLDIKDKTTIMDLGSTKEFIIKSVPPKIRKNFIAAHPMTGTEKSGPKAAIDNLYEGKTVVLCNLEENENQHVNRAFKVFQEIGMRIVAMDADEHDIHACYMSHLPHAISYSLANTVMGHEDPKSIIALAAGGFKDMSRIAKSSPDMWTDIFKQNRKNLLASIDLFENHMKKVREMIETEDYSSLKEWMKKANTLHEIL
- the folP gene encoding dihydropteroate synthase; the encoded protein is MKLQKININDKKKVFEALGCDKGGISILSKKSSLQTILIKNLHVGAANILKQDALSIGADLAVPTGVIVAKEKYVDAILIATNKHLEILSRKELSQPFGLKEFAKELKAFINLKKYPTKIMGVLNANEDSFFKDSRFSQKDAQERIIKLIEDGASIVDIGAVSSRPGSTPVSWQEELQRAKPIIDTIYENNLYEKARFSLDSYEPKVLEYALDKGFSIVNDITGLANNEVCKVAAKYNAEVVIMHMQKDPTVMQENPVYEDLIQEIDDFFQERIVKAKDFGIKNNIILDVGIGFGKTLTHNLQLLKNLEHFKHFNCELLIGASRKSMIDKIIPTPTEERLPGTLAIHLESINYGASIIRCHDVKEHFQALKVQEAINTQEIL
- a CDS encoding DNA polymerase III subunit delta'; the protein is MMFNEKIETAHILIVNDIDEALNSLLPFYSKHNIRVIKNEEKEEFQLAQATATIKEAYISSNEKKYIFLCGKVFRKEAQNSLLKILEEPPSNIVFIIITNSKSTILPTIFSRMPHKILRKTKEKEELSLDIKKLDLKDVYEFLKTNQRIDKKESISFVESLLLKINKEKITLSQAELELFSKSIKLLNLNSRPINVLTTLLLTLINRKNKY
- a CDS encoding HobA family DNA replication regulator encodes the protein MQEFLNWTVDTIREDRLISPWLEEKKYEWVPLVSKSITNILEKGRSVLVITDSDRDWFLKYVLTHINSQKKNRPFLPFYNFKSFYKDLDEVKTEDEIKFIKDMLNISFPNGYCFWYIGRSQDARAILPKFSKNSFLWIFDEEIQDAFNLKNNDEALDMKLLQMFRLYDKTLSAALFAEINVEH